The following proteins come from a genomic window of Desulfonatronum thioautotrophicum:
- a CDS encoding amphi-Trp domain-containing protein: MADEKFRHESLQDKESIGKYLNALSDGFLNGKLQFSWKNKRLVLEPQSLIKFDVETKKKDGEVKMVLRFRWEQTPESSMFADGPLVIEAQGKE; the protein is encoded by the coding sequence ATGGCGGATGAAAAATTTCGGCACGAATCCTTGCAGGACAAGGAATCCATCGGCAAGTATCTCAATGCGCTCAGTGACGGTTTCCTGAACGGCAAGCTGCAGTTTTCCTGGAAGAACAAGCGGCTGGTCCTGGAGCCGCAGAGCCTGATCAAGTTCGACGTGGAGACCAAGAAAAAAGACGGCGAAGTGAAGATGGTTCTGCGGTTTCGTTGGGAGCAGACTCCCGAAAGCAGCATGTTCGCGGACGGGCCGCTGGTCATTGAAGCCCAGGGCAAGGAATAG
- a CDS encoding PhoU domain-containing protein, producing MHVFEGLEQRIQFMVLEVAKQVDETLRVLISPDEANIEKVTSRDDYIDNFKSVIENACFSRLHGQSHLDKAGIDFIRAVNIISNNLERISDFSVDIARQVQYLSDQRFLDQFEYRPFFRQILGALDIVVRALFHRDLSLALRICRAEFILDKLYKHNFDKIITSLQTGRETHNLITTLFIFRYLERMGDSLLNIGEAVIFSVVGEKLKINQYQALRESLDSLGVDLPLREVDFESIWGTRSGCRIGKVSGDNKGSSTGVIFKEGKHKKIFQEKINIHEWETILPGLTPKVFGFQESRENASILLEFLTGCTFQEIVFNEDKEFFEDAFFLVQETAAMIWQKTLKPRPVPCTFIAQLSKRIEDVFVTHPEFNTPQIQFCNLMIPSTSELLEQLQQVEQEVMAPFTVFIHGDYNSNNIIYNQKEQRIHYIDVHRSAHGDYVQDVSVFLVSNFRLPIFDRIVRCKLNQVSLHYLHFARQFAQEFRDTTFEIRLALGLIRSFITSTRFELNEEFAASMFVRGVYLMELVLGHRGHPWETFRLPDQILRYRYY from the coding sequence ATGCATGTCTTTGAGGGGCTGGAGCAGAGAATCCAGTTCATGGTCCTGGAGGTCGCCAAGCAGGTGGATGAAACCCTGCGGGTGTTGATCAGTCCGGATGAAGCGAACATCGAGAAGGTCACTTCCCGGGACGACTATATCGATAATTTCAAGAGTGTGATTGAAAACGCCTGCTTTTCCCGGTTGCACGGGCAGAGCCATCTGGACAAGGCCGGCATCGACTTTATCCGCGCGGTGAACATCATCAGCAACAATCTGGAACGGATCAGTGATTTTTCCGTGGATATCGCCCGCCAGGTTCAGTATCTCTCCGATCAGCGTTTTCTGGATCAGTTCGAATACCGGCCTTTTTTTCGTCAGATCCTGGGAGCCCTGGACATCGTGGTCCGGGCCCTTTTTCACCGGGACCTTTCTTTAGCTTTGCGGATCTGCCGGGCGGAATTTATCCTGGACAAACTCTACAAACACAATTTCGATAAAATCATCACCAGTCTCCAGACCGGCAGAGAAACCCACAATCTGATCACCACGCTGTTCATTTTTCGTTACCTGGAGCGGATGGGCGACTCGCTCTTGAACATTGGCGAGGCAGTGATCTTTTCCGTGGTTGGCGAAAAGCTGAAGATTAACCAGTACCAGGCCTTGCGCGAGTCCCTGGACAGCCTGGGTGTTGACCTGCCGTTGCGGGAGGTGGATTTTGAATCCATCTGGGGCACCCGATCCGGGTGCCGGATCGGGAAGGTTTCCGGGGACAACAAAGGCAGCTCCACCGGGGTGATCTTCAAGGAAGGCAAGCACAAAAAAATATTTCAGGAAAAGATCAATATTCATGAGTGGGAGACCATCCTGCCTGGGCTGACACCCAAGGTTTTTGGATTCCAGGAGAGTCGTGAAAATGCCTCCATTCTGCTGGAATTCCTCACAGGATGCACGTTTCAGGAAATCGTCTTCAACGAAGACAAGGAATTTTTTGAGGACGCCTTTTTTCTGGTGCAGGAAACCGCGGCCATGATCTGGCAGAAAACCCTCAAGCCCCGACCGGTTCCGTGTACTTTCATTGCCCAACTGTCCAAACGCATCGAGGATGTTTTTGTCACCCATCCGGAATTTAATACGCCTCAGATTCAGTTTTGCAATCTGATGATTCCCTCGACTTCGGAGCTTCTGGAACAATTGCAGCAGGTGGAGCAGGAAGTCATGGCGCCGTTCACCGTGTTTATCCACGGTGACTACAACAGTAACAACATCATCTATAACCAGAAAGAGCAGCGGATTCACTACATTGATGTACACCGTTCCGCGCACGGCGACTATGTGCAGGATGTCTCCGTATTTCTCGTGTCCAATTTCCGTCTCCCGATTTTTGACCGCATCGTGCGCTGCAAGTTGAATCAGGTCAGTCTGCATTACCTGCATTTCGCGCGGCAATTTGCTCAGGAGTTCCGCGATACGACCTTCGAGATTCGTCTGGCCCTTGGATTGATCCGCTCGTTCATCACCTCGACCCGGTTTGAATTGAATGAGGAGTTCGCGGCCAGCATGTTTGTCCGGGGCGTCTATCTCATGGAGTTGGTCCTGGGCCATCGAGGCCACCCCTGGGAGACTTTTCGGCTACCGGACCAGATTTTGCGCTATCGCTACTATTGA
- a CDS encoding GAK system ATP-grasp enzyme has protein sequence MKRVAVIGNPGSWSTEKLADAFAAKTGFRRVVDMSQVQMDLDSARMRHDGEELSEFDALTVKKIGPVYSPDMQDRLSLLDLLARKGTPIFSNPASILAALNRLSCTVILRAGNMPMPPTRITEDVEAAVEAVESFGRAVFKPLYTSKARGMEVISADPSCRERIIRFQNQGNPVMYIQKMLDTPGKDLGIVFLGGDYLGTYARQSAGAWNTSTSSGGKYANHEPSQEVLDLAWRAQNLFDLDFTCVDVMETDAGPMIFEVSAFGGFRGLLEARGLDASVHFADYVLKQVAS, from the coding sequence ATGAAACGCGTTGCAGTCATCGGCAATCCCGGCAGCTGGTCCACGGAGAAGCTTGCCGACGCTTTTGCGGCCAAGACGGGCTTTCGCCGCGTCGTGGACATGTCCCAGGTACAGATGGATTTGGACAGTGCCCGGATGAGGCATGACGGGGAGGAGTTGTCGGAATTCGACGCCTTGACCGTAAAAAAGATCGGACCGGTCTACTCTCCGGATATGCAGGATCGGCTCAGCTTGCTGGACTTGCTGGCCCGCAAGGGCACGCCGATTTTTTCCAATCCGGCCTCGATCCTCGCGGCCCTCAACCGCCTCAGCTGTACGGTGATCCTGCGGGCCGGGAACATGCCCATGCCGCCCACCAGGATAACCGAGGATGTCGAGGCCGCGGTGGAGGCGGTGGAATCGTTCGGGCGGGCCGTATTCAAGCCATTGTACACCTCCAAGGCCCGGGGCATGGAGGTCATTTCGGCCGATCCCTCCTGCCGAGAGCGGATCATCCGCTTTCAAAACCAGGGCAACCCGGTGATGTACATCCAAAAAATGCTGGATACGCCGGGCAAGGATCTGGGAATTGTTTTTCTCGGTGGAGACTATTTAGGAACCTATGCCCGACAGAGTGCCGGGGCCTGGAACACGTCCACGTCCAGTGGCGGAAAATACGCAAATCATGAGCCATCCCAAGAGGTTCTTGATTTGGCCTGGAGGGCCCAGAACCTTTTTGACCTGGACTTCACCTGCGTTGACGTGATGGAGACAGACGCCGGGCCGATGATCTTCGAGGTCTCGGCCTTTGGAGGATTCCGGGGGCTTCTGGAGGCCCGGGGACTGGATGCTTCGGTCCATTTTGCCGATTATGTGCTGAAACAGGTGGCGTCATGA
- a CDS encoding HprK-related kinase B — protein sequence MSGDRADQVRVQLLERAASGAGGSLALCFGSCRITVQTDSAGLRQKLARYYADFLEPADHDNVGRVPDITVRALEAKPWNPELPWIVKQPDPGKTKIKEEYLDLPQDSRLGTCMGRLVRKRLTGMLFYFDQETHLAHGPCLANDNQVINFINSRFIQWMLDRGSLLCHAAGVSLNGNGLALAGFSGMGKSTLALHMMRRGLDFISNDRLLIHGLDSGRNTHGPTMHGVAKLPRVNPGTILGNPSLAGLLDASQKEAYVKMAPDELWNLEQKHDVYLDECFGQGKFLSAARMAGLVILNWKTKYPRTSLELVDLAQHPELLDTVIKSPGLFFLPRPDVAYRFQPENYLDVFSKCAVFEAQGGVDFDHVADACVHYLGQQGKG from the coding sequence ATGAGCGGTGACCGAGCGGATCAGGTCCGGGTGCAGTTGTTGGAGCGTGCCGCGTCAGGAGCAGGTGGATCGCTTGCACTGTGTTTCGGATCCTGTCGGATTACCGTGCAGACGGACAGTGCCGGGTTGCGGCAAAAGCTGGCCAGGTACTACGCCGATTTTTTGGAACCCGCAGATCACGACAATGTCGGTCGTGTCCCGGACATCACCGTGCGAGCTCTTGAGGCAAAACCATGGAATCCTGAACTGCCATGGATCGTCAAGCAGCCTGATCCGGGTAAAACCAAGATCAAGGAAGAATACCTGGATCTGCCCCAGGACAGCCGGTTGGGGACATGCATGGGACGACTGGTTCGCAAACGACTGACCGGGATGCTGTTCTATTTTGACCAGGAAACCCATCTGGCCCATGGTCCCTGTCTGGCCAACGACAACCAGGTGATCAACTTCATCAACAGCCGTTTCATCCAGTGGATGCTGGACCGCGGCAGCCTGTTGTGCCATGCCGCCGGGGTGTCCCTGAACGGCAACGGATTGGCTCTGGCCGGCTTTTCCGGAATGGGCAAGTCCACCCTGGCCCTGCATATGATGCGGCGAGGGTTGGATTTCATCAGTAACGACCGGTTGTTGATTCACGGCCTTGATTCCGGACGGAACACGCACGGACCGACCATGCACGGTGTGGCCAAGCTGCCCCGGGTCAATCCGGGAACGATCCTGGGCAATCCCTCTCTGGCCGGACTGCTGGATGCCTCCCAAAAAGAGGCGTATGTCAAAATGGCTCCGGATGAACTCTGGAATCTGGAACAAAAGCACGACGTTTACCTGGATGAGTGCTTCGGCCAGGGCAAATTTCTCAGCGCGGCCCGGATGGCCGGCCTGGTGATCCTGAACTGGAAAACCAAGTATCCTCGCACCTCTCTGGAGCTGGTGGATCTGGCGCAACATCCGGAACTGCTGGACACGGTCATCAAATCCCCGGGCCTGTTCTTTCTGCCCCGTCCTGATGTGGCGTATCGGTTCCAGCCGGAGAATTATCTGGATGTTTTCAGCAAATGCGCGGTGTTCGAGGCCCAGGGAGGCGTGGACTTCGACCATGTAGCCGATGCCTGCGTCCATTATCTGGGCCAGCAGGGGAAGGGGTGA
- the brnA gene encoding type II toxin-antitoxin system BrnA family antitoxin — protein MTKPMPAMTNEEFDQRFDNGEDIHTLVDLSQAVITKPGKKCRITIDVSQTLVDSIDRIRHQIGVDRGALIKVWLHERVQKELTRTNSQ, from the coding sequence ATGACCAAGCCAATGCCCGCCATGACCAATGAAGAATTCGACCAACGCTTTGACAACGGAGAAGATATCCACACCCTGGTTGATCTTTCTCAAGCCGTCATCACCAAGCCGGGGAAAAAATGTCGGATCACCATTGACGTCAGCCAAACCCTGGTTGACTCCATTGACCGCATCCGCCATCAGATCGGGGTCGACCGCGGTGCGCTGATCAAAGTCTGGCTTCATGAACGGGTACAAAAGGAACTCACACGGACCAACTCCCAGTAA
- a CDS encoding GAK system CofD-like protein, whose amino-acid sequence MQQIRISRTALIPDELRLARYLKAPEMGPRLLFFSGGSALNPLSRELVRYTHNSIHLVTPLDSGGSSAKLREAFQMPAVGDLRSRLMALADQSVKGNPEVRELFAHRLSKTASPEELRQSLQRLVSGRDALVRDIPDPMRKIVRNYLRIFQEKMPKDFDLRGASIGNLILTAGYLTSQRRIDSVVFLFSKLAEVRGVVRPIMNRYLHLAAELESGETIVGQHLLTGKEVPPITSKVQRVSISNSRLRIEPVQVAIREKVRDLIRQADLICFPMGSFYSSLIANLLPEGVGQAIAENDCPKVYVPNAGTDPEQFGMSLADSTAVLLDYLRKGSTAVLPVDRLLNLVLLDERDSSYVHSVDVNAMESQGVTVLRCPLAGDGAGQRLDGERVLRVLLSLV is encoded by the coding sequence GTGCAACAAATCCGTATCTCCCGCACCGCGCTGATTCCCGATGAGCTGCGTCTGGCCCGGTATTTGAAAGCGCCGGAGATGGGGCCGCGGCTGTTGTTTTTCAGCGGTGGTTCGGCACTGAATCCGCTGAGCCGGGAGTTGGTCCGCTATACGCACAATTCCATCCATTTGGTCACGCCGCTGGACTCCGGCGGCAGTTCGGCCAAACTCCGCGAAGCCTTTCAGATGCCGGCGGTGGGTGATCTGCGGAGCCGATTGATGGCCTTGGCGGACCAGAGTGTGAAGGGCAATCCGGAAGTACGAGAATTGTTTGCTCATCGTTTGTCCAAAACCGCATCGCCGGAGGAACTCCGCCAAAGTCTGCAGCGGTTGGTTTCCGGGCGAGACGCTCTTGTTCGCGACATACCGGATCCAATGCGCAAGATCGTCCGGAATTATCTGCGGATTTTCCAGGAAAAAATGCCGAAGGACTTCGACCTGCGCGGAGCCAGTATCGGGAATTTGATCCTGACCGCCGGGTATCTGACCAGCCAGCGCCGCATTGATTCAGTGGTCTTTCTGTTCTCCAAGCTGGCCGAAGTCCGCGGCGTGGTCCGGCCGATCATGAACCGGTATTTGCATCTGGCAGCGGAACTGGAAAGCGGGGAAACCATCGTGGGTCAGCACCTGCTCACAGGCAAGGAGGTTCCCCCGATCACCTCGAAAGTCCAGCGGGTCAGCATCAGCAACAGCCGCTTGCGGATCGAACCGGTTCAGGTGGCCATTCGGGAAAAAGTTCGGGATCTGATCCGGCAGGCCGACCTGATCTGCTTTCCCATGGGCAGTTTCTACTCCAGTCTGATCGCCAACCTGCTGCCTGAAGGGGTTGGCCAGGCCATTGCTGAAAATGACTGTCCCAAGGTGTATGTGCCCAATGCCGGCACGGATCCGGAACAGTTCGGCATGTCCCTTGCCGACAGCACTGCCGTATTGCTGGATTATCTCCGCAAGGGCAGCACGGCCGTACTGCCTGTGGACCGGCTGCTGAATCTCGTGCTGCTGGATGAGCGTGACAGCAGCTATGTCCACTCCGTGGACGTGAATGCGATGGAAAGTCAGGGGGTTACGGTTTTACGTTGTCCGCTGGCCGGCGATGGAGCCGGCCAGCGGTTGGATGGGGAGCGGGTGCTCAGGGTGCTGCTTTCCCTGGTCTGA
- a CDS encoding amphi-Trp domain-containing protein, with protein MSKKEVKLKGVMETSQVVTYLEDLVAGLKEGTICVRQGEEFVTLCPDQMVDVEVKATAKKGKEKFEMELSWYREPADEESQLITISSEEPEPPVGGDQSMPAVSAPAIEVQEGQAGASDSDGLVLGESDPDASKDDEEAQGTGR; from the coding sequence ATGTCCAAAAAGGAAGTCAAGTTAAAGGGTGTCATGGAGACCAGCCAGGTGGTGACCTACCTGGAAGACCTGGTGGCGGGGCTGAAGGAAGGAACGATCTGCGTGCGCCAGGGGGAGGAGTTTGTCACCTTGTGTCCGGATCAGATGGTTGATGTGGAGGTCAAGGCCACGGCCAAAAAGGGCAAGGAGAAGTTTGAAATGGAGCTGTCCTGGTACCGGGAGCCTGCTGATGAGGAGAGTCAGCTGATCACTATTTCCTCCGAAGAACCAGAACCGCCCGTTGGAGGCGACCAGTCCATGCCGGCTGTCAGTGCTCCGGCCATCGAAGTCCAGGAGGGACAGGCTGGGGCCTCGGATTCTGATGGGTTGGTTTTGGGCGAGTCGGACCCCGATGCGTCAAAAGACGATGAGGAGGCGCAAGGCACCGGGCGATGA
- a CDS encoding HAD family hydrolase, giving the protein MSDAPCTVQAVLFDFGGVLADEGFYHGLHQVAREGGLDGETFFSAVSREIYTCGYLEGRVDESVFWARIETVIGLPLPAETVRRIILDGFVLRPWMLDFVRALRQSGVRVAMLSDQTNWLDELDSRHGFYAEFEQVFNSYRLGISKYRPETFLRVLGELGLQPGQALFVDDNAGHIQRAKEVGLKTILFADQEAFISGLRTFCPGLALGNSPKAVSPEEGHPR; this is encoded by the coding sequence ATGTCTGATGCCCCTTGTACGGTGCAGGCCGTGTTGTTTGATTTTGGCGGAGTACTGGCTGATGAGGGTTTTTATCACGGGTTGCACCAGGTTGCCCGCGAAGGCGGCCTGGATGGTGAGACGTTTTTTTCGGCTGTAAGCCGGGAGATCTACACCTGTGGGTACCTGGAGGGACGCGTTGACGAGTCGGTGTTCTGGGCCCGCATCGAAACAGTGATCGGTCTGCCCCTGCCAGCGGAAACAGTGCGGCGGATCATTTTGGATGGATTTGTCCTCCGGCCCTGGATGTTGGATTTTGTCAGAGCATTGCGGCAATCCGGAGTGCGGGTGGCCATGCTCAGTGACCAGACCAACTGGCTGGATGAGCTGGACAGCCGCCATGGTTTCTATGCCGAGTTCGAGCAGGTCTTCAACAGTTACCGCCTGGGGATAAGCAAATACCGTCCGGAGACGTTTTTGCGTGTCCTTGGCGAGTTGGGTTTGCAACCAGGCCAGGCGCTGTTCGTGGACGACAATGCCGGACATATTCAACGGGCCAAGGAGGTGGGGCTGAAAACGATTTTGTTCGCCGACCAGGAGGCGTTCATCTCTGGGTTGCGGACCTTCTGCCCAGGGCTGGCACTCGGGAATTCTCCCAAGGCAGTATCCCCGGAAGAAGGGCATCCTCGGTAA